From Pleurodeles waltl isolate 20211129_DDA chromosome 1_1, aPleWal1.hap1.20221129, whole genome shotgun sequence, a single genomic window includes:
- the LOC138284809 gene encoding angiopoietin-related protein 3-like, giving the protein MSMLLVRALPAVLCFLLALSMDEDEQDVLTDESLDVNLLSQALLHLGFVLKEQVAHTKEEMARVYQELELFNRSLAELVQQIGDCERARDILARRAEELGLQGGEFVWVSEEAKTYLSQMMELEAFHRAKMQSLEERLENILDLETQLMALLKSQDVRIDDLFADMETQDKEMNAQEARLENLVKEVASRKRKLGSRRQK; this is encoded by the exons ATGAGCATGCTTTTAGTTCGCGCGCTCCCCGCTGTTTTATGCTTCCTCTTGGCCCTAAGCATGGATGAGGACGAACAGGATGTCTTGACTGACGAGAGCCTGGATGTCAACCTGCTGTCGCAAGCCCTCCTGCACCTCGGCTTCGTGCTGAAGGAGCAGGTGGCTCACACCAAGGAGGAGATGGCCCGAGTCTACCAGGAGCTGGAGCTGTTCAACCGCTCGCTGGCCGAGTTAGTGCAGCAGATCGGCGATTGCGAAAGGGCCAGGGACATCCTAGCCCGGCGCGCGGAGGAGCTCGGACTCCAGGGCGGCGAGTTCGTGTGGGTCTCCGAAGAGGCCAAGAcctacctcagccagatgatggagCTGGAAGCCTTTCATCGAGCCAAGATGCAGTCCTTGGAGGAGCGGCTGGAAAACATCCTGGACTTGGAGACACAACTGATG GCTTTGTTGAAGTCTCAAGACGTGCGAATCGATGACCTTTTCGCAGACATGgagacccaggacaaagaaatgaatGCCCAGGAGGCAAGACTTGAAAATCTAGTAAAAGAG GTAGCATCCCGGAAAAGAAAACTGGGAAGCCGAAGACAAAAGTAA